A genomic window from Diospyros lotus cultivar Yz01 chromosome 2, ASM1463336v1, whole genome shotgun sequence includes:
- the LOC127796038 gene encoding probable purine permease 10 isoform X3 has protein sequence MEEAQQRQQPQIHDRINAPNSSENANVNDQSPSPRLKIYMWWFRMTIYTILVLACQSVGTILGRLYYDKGGKSKWMATLVQTAGFPILIPFLFLSTTQNKTPTNNDYQTKSPSPLTLASIYAFLGVFLAAVCVMYSIGLLYLPVSTYSLICASQLGFNAAFSRFLNSQKFTAPIVNSLVLLTISSALLVFHADSSGSTKASKGKYIIGISCTIGASAGYALMLSMTQLFFSRIIRRATFRVMLDLIIYQSLVATGAILVGLFASGEWKGLKKEMDEFELGKVSYVMNLAWTAISWQVFSIGAVGLIFEASSLFSNVISAVGLPIVPVLAVFIFHDRMDGVKVVAMVLAIWGFASYVYHHYLEDLKSESRRGNAS, from the exons ATGGAGGAAGCTCAACAACGGCAACAACCCCAAATCCATG ATAGGATCAATGCACCGAATTCGTCTGAGAATGCAAATGTCAATGACCAATCACCATCCCCTCGACTcaaaatttacatgtggtggtTCAGAATGACAATTTACACAATTTTGGTCCTCGCCTGCCAATCGGTTGGTACAATATTAGGAAGACTCTACTATGACAAAGGTGGCAAGAGCAAATGGATGGCAACCTTAGTCCAAACAGCCGGCTTCCCAATCCTCATTCCCTTCCTATTCCTCTCaacaacacaaaacaaaacccCCACCAACAATGATTATCAAACAAAGTCACCTTCACCCTTAACACTTGCATCAATCTATGCTTTTCTTGGTGTCTTTCTAGCAGCCGTCTGCGTGATGTACTCAATCGGGCTCTTGTACCTCCCCGTCTCCACGTATTCTCTCATCTGCGCGAGCCAGTTAGGCTTCAACGCCGCCTTCTCCCGCTTCCTCAACTCGCAGAAGTTCACTGCCCCCATAGTGAACTCCCTGGTCCTCCTCACCATATCCTCCGCCCTCCTAGTCTTCCACGCTGACTCCTCTGGCTCGACCAAGGCTTCCAAAGGGAAGTACATTATCGGCATCTCCTGCACCATTGGTGCGTCTGCAGGCTACGCGTTGATGCTGTCGATGACACAGCTCTTCTTCAGCAGGATCATTCGGAGAGCCACTTTCAGGGTGATGCTGGACCTCATAATCTACCAGTCACTTGTTGCAACAGGGGCAATCCTGGTGGGGCTTTTCGCGAGCGGGGAGTGGAAGGGGTTGAAGAAGGAAATGGATGAATTCGAACTGGGGAAGGTTTCTTATGTGATGAACTTGGCATGGACAGCAATCAGTTGGCAAGTTTTCTCCATTGGTGCAGTGGGGTTGATTTTTGAGGCCTCTTCTCTGTTTTCCAATGTGATTAGCGCTGTTGGTTTGCCGATTGTTCCGGTTCTGGCTGTGTTCATCTTCCATGACAGGATGGATGGGGTGAAGGTAGTAGCCATGGTGTTGGCCATTTGGGGGTTTGCTTCATATGTGTATCATCACTATCTTGAGGATTTGAAGTCTGAGTCTaggcgtggaaatgcaagttag
- the LOC127796038 gene encoding probable purine permease 10 isoform X1: MGYGSQPWLDLVPLLTLVYNSNVMNFCNNGNFGREQKPQETKSLEEEEEEEEEEEDILTLCFLVTLVLQRMEGAQQRQQPQIHDRINAPNSSENANVNDQSPSPRLKIYMWWFRMTIYTILVLACQSVGTILGRLYYDKGGKSKWMATLVQTAGFPILIPFLFLSTTQNKTPTNNDYQTKSPSPLTLASIYAFLGVFLAAVCVMYSIGLLYLPVSTYSLICASQLGFNAAFSRFLNSQKFTAPIVNSLVLLTISSALLVFHADSSGSTKASKGKYIIGISCTIGASAGYALMLSMTQLFFSRIIRRATFRVMLDLIIYQSLVATGAILVGLFASGEWKGLKKEMDEFELGKVSYVMNLAWTAISWQVFSIGAVGLIFEASSLFSNVISAVGLPIVPVLAVFIFHDRMDGVKVVAMVLAIWGFASYVYHHYLEDLKSESRRGNAS, translated from the exons ATGGGATACGGCTCCCAACCATGGCTTGACTTGGTCCCCCTTCTCACATTGGTTTACAATTCCAATGTGATGAATTTCTGCAACAATGGCAACTTTGGCCGAGAGCAGAAACCACAGGAAACTAAGagtctagaagaagaagaagaagaagaagaagaagaagaagatattctaACA CTTTGCTTTCTTGTAACCTTAGTTCTTCAACGCATGGAGGGAGCTCAACAACGGCAACAACCCCAAATCCATG ATAGGATCAATGCACCGAATTCGTCTGAGAATGCAAATGTCAATGACCAATCACCATCCCCTCGACTcaaaatttacatgtggtggtTCAGAATGACAATTTACACAATTTTGGTCCTCGCCTGCCAATCGGTTGGTACAATATTAGGAAGACTCTACTATGACAAAGGTGGCAAGAGCAAATGGATGGCAACCTTAGTCCAAACAGCCGGCTTCCCAATCCTCATTCCCTTCCTATTCCTCTCaacaacacaaaacaaaacccCCACCAACAATGATTATCAAACAAAGTCACCTTCACCCTTAACACTTGCATCAATCTATGCTTTTCTTGGTGTCTTTCTAGCAGCCGTCTGCGTGATGTACTCAATCGGGCTCTTGTACCTCCCCGTCTCCACGTATTCTCTCATCTGCGCGAGCCAGTTAGGCTTCAACGCCGCCTTCTCCCGCTTCCTCAACTCGCAGAAGTTCACTGCCCCCATAGTGAACTCCCTGGTCCTCCTCACCATATCCTCCGCCCTCCTAGTCTTCCACGCTGACTCCTCTGGCTCGACCAAGGCTTCCAAAGGGAAGTACATTATCGGCATCTCCTGCACCATTGGTGCGTCTGCAGGCTACGCGTTGATGCTGTCGATGACACAGCTCTTCTTCAGCAGGATCATTCGGAGAGCCACTTTCAGGGTGATGCTGGACCTCATAATCTACCAGTCACTTGTTGCAACAGGGGCAATCCTGGTGGGGCTTTTCGCGAGCGGGGAGTGGAAGGGGTTGAAGAAGGAAATGGATGAATTCGAACTGGGGAAGGTTTCTTATGTGATGAACTTGGCATGGACAGCAATCAGTTGGCAAGTTTTCTCCATTGGTGCAGTGGGGTTGATTTTTGAGGCCTCTTCTCTGTTTTCCAATGTGATTAGCGCTGTTGGTTTGCCGATTGTTCCGGTTCTGGCTGTGTTCATCTTCCATGACAGGATGGATGGGGTGAAGGTAGTAGCCATGGTGTTGGCCATTTGGGGGTTTGCTTCATATGTGTATCATCACTATCTTGAGGATTTGAAGTCTGAGTCTaggcgtggaaatgcaagttag
- the LOC127796038 gene encoding probable purine permease 10 isoform X2, whose product MEGAQQRQQPQIHDRINAPNSSENANVNDQSPSPRLKIYMWWFRMTIYTILVLACQSVGTILGRLYYDKGGKSKWMATLVQTAGFPILIPFLFLSTTQNKTPTNNDYQTKSPSPLTLASIYAFLGVFLAAVCVMYSIGLLYLPVSTYSLICASQLGFNAAFSRFLNSQKFTAPIVNSLVLLTISSALLVFHADSSGSTKASKGKYIIGISCTIGASAGYALMLSMTQLFFSRIIRRATFRVMLDLIIYQSLVATGAILVGLFASGEWKGLKKEMDEFELGKVSYVMNLAWTAISWQVFSIGAVGLIFEASSLFSNVISAVGLPIVPVLAVFIFHDRMDGVKVVAMVLAIWGFASYVYHHYLEDLKSESRRGNAS is encoded by the exons ATGGAGGGAGCTCAACAACGGCAACAACCCCAAATCCATG ATAGGATCAATGCACCGAATTCGTCTGAGAATGCAAATGTCAATGACCAATCACCATCCCCTCGACTcaaaatttacatgtggtggtTCAGAATGACAATTTACACAATTTTGGTCCTCGCCTGCCAATCGGTTGGTACAATATTAGGAAGACTCTACTATGACAAAGGTGGCAAGAGCAAATGGATGGCAACCTTAGTCCAAACAGCCGGCTTCCCAATCCTCATTCCCTTCCTATTCCTCTCaacaacacaaaacaaaacccCCACCAACAATGATTATCAAACAAAGTCACCTTCACCCTTAACACTTGCATCAATCTATGCTTTTCTTGGTGTCTTTCTAGCAGCCGTCTGCGTGATGTACTCAATCGGGCTCTTGTACCTCCCCGTCTCCACGTATTCTCTCATCTGCGCGAGCCAGTTAGGCTTCAACGCCGCCTTCTCCCGCTTCCTCAACTCGCAGAAGTTCACTGCCCCCATAGTGAACTCCCTGGTCCTCCTCACCATATCCTCCGCCCTCCTAGTCTTCCACGCTGACTCCTCTGGCTCGACCAAGGCTTCCAAAGGGAAGTACATTATCGGCATCTCCTGCACCATTGGTGCGTCTGCAGGCTACGCGTTGATGCTGTCGATGACACAGCTCTTCTTCAGCAGGATCATTCGGAGAGCCACTTTCAGGGTGATGCTGGACCTCATAATCTACCAGTCACTTGTTGCAACAGGGGCAATCCTGGTGGGGCTTTTCGCGAGCGGGGAGTGGAAGGGGTTGAAGAAGGAAATGGATGAATTCGAACTGGGGAAGGTTTCTTATGTGATGAACTTGGCATGGACAGCAATCAGTTGGCAAGTTTTCTCCATTGGTGCAGTGGGGTTGATTTTTGAGGCCTCTTCTCTGTTTTCCAATGTGATTAGCGCTGTTGGTTTGCCGATTGTTCCGGTTCTGGCTGTGTTCATCTTCCATGACAGGATGGATGGGGTGAAGGTAGTAGCCATGGTGTTGGCCATTTGGGGGTTTGCTTCATATGTGTATCATCACTATCTTGAGGATTTGAAGTCTGAGTCTaggcgtggaaatgcaagttag
- the LOC127796038 gene encoding probable purine permease 10 isoform X4 encodes MWWFRMTIYTILVLACQSVGTILGRLYYDKGGKSKWMATLVQTAGFPILIPFLFLSTTQNKTPTNNDYQTKSPSPLTLASIYAFLGVFLAAVCVMYSIGLLYLPVSTYSLICASQLGFNAAFSRFLNSQKFTAPIVNSLVLLTISSALLVFHADSSGSTKASKGKYIIGISCTIGASAGYALMLSMTQLFFSRIIRRATFRVMLDLIIYQSLVATGAILVGLFASGEWKGLKKEMDEFELGKVSYVMNLAWTAISWQVFSIGAVGLIFEASSLFSNVISAVGLPIVPVLAVFIFHDRMDGVKVVAMVLAIWGFASYVYHHYLEDLKSESRRGNAS; translated from the coding sequence atgtggtggtTCAGAATGACAATTTACACAATTTTGGTCCTCGCCTGCCAATCGGTTGGTACAATATTAGGAAGACTCTACTATGACAAAGGTGGCAAGAGCAAATGGATGGCAACCTTAGTCCAAACAGCCGGCTTCCCAATCCTCATTCCCTTCCTATTCCTCTCaacaacacaaaacaaaacccCCACCAACAATGATTATCAAACAAAGTCACCTTCACCCTTAACACTTGCATCAATCTATGCTTTTCTTGGTGTCTTTCTAGCAGCCGTCTGCGTGATGTACTCAATCGGGCTCTTGTACCTCCCCGTCTCCACGTATTCTCTCATCTGCGCGAGCCAGTTAGGCTTCAACGCCGCCTTCTCCCGCTTCCTCAACTCGCAGAAGTTCACTGCCCCCATAGTGAACTCCCTGGTCCTCCTCACCATATCCTCCGCCCTCCTAGTCTTCCACGCTGACTCCTCTGGCTCGACCAAGGCTTCCAAAGGGAAGTACATTATCGGCATCTCCTGCACCATTGGTGCGTCTGCAGGCTACGCGTTGATGCTGTCGATGACACAGCTCTTCTTCAGCAGGATCATTCGGAGAGCCACTTTCAGGGTGATGCTGGACCTCATAATCTACCAGTCACTTGTTGCAACAGGGGCAATCCTGGTGGGGCTTTTCGCGAGCGGGGAGTGGAAGGGGTTGAAGAAGGAAATGGATGAATTCGAACTGGGGAAGGTTTCTTATGTGATGAACTTGGCATGGACAGCAATCAGTTGGCAAGTTTTCTCCATTGGTGCAGTGGGGTTGATTTTTGAGGCCTCTTCTCTGTTTTCCAATGTGATTAGCGCTGTTGGTTTGCCGATTGTTCCGGTTCTGGCTGTGTTCATCTTCCATGACAGGATGGATGGGGTGAAGGTAGTAGCCATGGTGTTGGCCATTTGGGGGTTTGCTTCATATGTGTATCATCACTATCTTGAGGATTTGAAGTCTGAGTCTaggcgtggaaatgcaagttag
- the LOC127796040 gene encoding probable purine permease 10 — protein sequence MWWFRMAIYTILVLACQSVGTILGRLYYDKGGKSKWMATLVQPAGFPILIPFLFLSTTQNKTPTNNDYQTKSPSPLTLASIYAFLGVFLAAECVMYSIGLLYLPVSTYSLICASQLGFNAAFSRFLNSQKFTAPIVNSLVLLTISSALLVFHADSSGSTKASKGKYIIGFSCTIGASAGFALMLSMTQLFFGRIIRRATFRVMLDLIIYQSLVATGAIVVGLFASGEWKGLKKEMDELKLGKVSYVMTLAWTAISWQVFSIGAVGLIFEVSSLFSNVISTVGLPIVSVLAVFIFHDRMDGVKVVAMVLAIWGFASYVYHHYLEDLKSESRRGNAN from the coding sequence atgtggtggtTCAGAATGGCAATTTACACAATTTTGGTCCTCGCCTGCCAATCGGTTGGTACAATATTAGGAAGACTCTACTATGACAAAGGTGGCAAGAGCAAATGGATGGCAACCTTAGTCCAACCAGCCGGCTTCCCAATCCTCATTCCCTTCCTATTCCTCTCaacaacacaaaacaaaacccCCACCAACAATGATTATCAAACAAAGTCACCTTCACCCTTAACACTTGCATCAATCTATGCTTTTCTTGGTGTCTTTCTAGCAGCCGAGTGCGTGATGTACTCCATCGGGCTCTTGTACCTCCCCGTCTCCACGTATTCGCTCATCTGCGCGAGCCAGTTAGGCTTCAACGCCGCCTTCTCCCGCTTCCTCAACTCGCAGAAGTTCACTGCCCCCATAGTGAACTCCCTGGTCCTCCTCACCATATCCTCCGCCCTCCTAGTCTTCCACGCTGACTCCTCTGGCTCGACCAAGGCTTCCAAAGGGAAGTACATTATCGGCTTCTCCTGCACCATTGGCGCGTCTGCAGGCTTCGCGTTGATGCTGTCGATGACACAGCTCTTCTTCGGCAGGATCATAAGGAGAGCCACTTTCAGGGTGATGCTGGACCTCATAATCTACCAGTCACTTGTTGCAACTGGGGCAATCGTTGTGGGGCTTTTCGCGAGCGGGGAGTGGAAGGGGTTGAAGAAGGAAATGGATGAATTGAAACTGGGGAAGGTTTCTTATGTGATGACCTTGGCATGGACAGCAATCAGTTGGCAAGTTTTCTCCATTGGTGCAGTGGGGTTGATTTTTGAGGTCTCTTCGCTGTTTTCCAATGTGATTAGCACTGTTGGTCTGCCCATTGTTTCGGTTCTGGCTGTGTTCATCTTTCATGACAGGATGGATGGGGTGAAGGTAGTAGCGATGGTGTTGGCCATTTGGGGGTTTGCTTCGTATGTGTATCATCACTATCTTGAGGATTTGAAGTCTGAGTCAAGGCGTGGAAATGCAAATTAG
- the LOC127795770 gene encoding WRKY transcription factor 28-like: MSAERENVNYYHETVQLRDDYKYGTNSTATGFSFFGTGSDSIYINPKFCSIANSSAASHEPQCFHPSSACLSFDQVSRGGFSGFFPPPSPEAFSPFKDEQTPAILGGEDNKNSTGIERVQHKELEDGGQSFKKLSKSLKKNGEARQREVRFSFMTRSRVDLLEDGYRWRKYGQKAVKNSHFPRSYYRCTAEKCNVKKHVERSLQDPSIVITTYQGRHSHPALPTFRGNATGRLPPASMVAPPPLAHGPSASCWFREREDKVQMAPVWYDHGGMISSPSLASGHKNIILFPVEEENIKI; this comes from the exons aTGTCTGCTGAACGTGAAAACGTCAATTACTACCATGAAACAGTACAATTAAGGGATGATTATAAATATGGAACCAATAGTACTGCAACCGGTTTCTCATTCTTTGGCACCGGTTCTGATTCTATCTACATTAATCCCAAGTTTTGCTCCATAGCCAATTCTTCTGCGGCTTCTCATGAACCGCAATGCTTTCATCCTTCGTCTGCGTGCTTGAGCTTCGACCAGGTTTCGCGTGGAGGCTTTTCTGGGTTTTTCCCGCCTCCATCTCCAGAAGCATTTTCTCCATTTAAAGACGAGCAAACGCCAGCTATTCTAGGCGGCGAAGATAATAAGAACAGTACTGGGATAGAGCGGGTTCAGCACAAGGAATTAGAAGACGGAGGACAGAGCTTCAAGAAACT GAGCAAATCATTAAAGAAGAACGGAGAGGCACGGCAAAGAGAAGTGAGGTTCTCTTTCATGACAAGGAGCCGAGTGGATCTTCTAGAAGATGGATATAGGTGGAGAAAATATGGACAGAAGGCTGTGAAGAACAGCCATTTTCCAAG AAGCTACTATCGGTGCACCGCTGAGAAGTGCAATGTGAAGAAGCACGTAGAGAGATCATTGCAGGATCCATCAATTGTGATCACAACGTACCAAGGCCGGCATAGCCATCCGGCACTACCGACATTCAGAGGAAACGCCACAGGCAGGTTGCCGCCGGCTTCTATGGTGGCACCACCCCCGCTAGCGCATGGGCCAAGCGCAAGCTGCTGGTTCCGTGAACGTGAAGACAAAGTTCAAATGGCTCCCGTATGGTACGACCATGGTGGCATGATCAGCTCCCCCTCCCTCGCTAGCGgccacaaaaatattattttatttccagtcgaagaagaaaacatcaaaatttga